In Rhodococcus rhodochrous, a single genomic region encodes these proteins:
- a CDS encoding ABC transporter substrate-binding protein yields the protein MHIRPHLLAGTAALSVCAAVLTGCSSNSDAAVVEAAENGLVPLRVTTLGLCNEALPWGVEEGVFADHGIDLELINVQSGAAGISALQAGEVDIAFVNSYSAMQAVAQGIDLVVASGGDQSTDDANAVVVPAGAGVTEPKQLQGKKVGVNQIGGLGHILTQAWIEADAGEASTAEFVALPFPDLLPGVVAGSVDGAQVTAAQAVAGESDGTTVSLGNPFFDGIGSIPTTVYASTGAFTDANADTLASFADAMTELADLANDQANDEQRWAYTAEFCKSTPETLAQTPEPEFAGRVDIASFESLVSLLVARDSLTEIDLDSFVPEGVRQ from the coding sequence ATGCACATCCGCCCCCACCTGCTCGCGGGTACCGCCGCGCTATCCGTCTGCGCCGCGGTACTGACCGGATGTTCGAGCAACTCGGACGCAGCGGTCGTCGAGGCCGCGGAGAACGGCCTCGTGCCTCTGCGCGTCACCACTCTCGGACTCTGCAACGAGGCTCTGCCTTGGGGTGTCGAAGAGGGAGTGTTCGCCGACCATGGGATCGATCTCGAACTGATCAACGTCCAGAGCGGCGCCGCCGGAATCTCCGCTCTGCAGGCCGGTGAGGTCGATATCGCCTTCGTGAACTCGTACAGCGCCATGCAGGCAGTGGCGCAGGGGATCGATCTCGTCGTGGCATCGGGTGGCGATCAGTCCACCGACGACGCGAACGCCGTCGTGGTTCCCGCAGGGGCCGGGGTCACCGAGCCGAAGCAGCTCCAGGGGAAGAAGGTCGGCGTCAACCAGATCGGCGGACTGGGGCACATCCTCACACAGGCGTGGATCGAAGCGGATGCCGGGGAGGCGTCGACCGCCGAGTTCGTCGCCCTGCCTTTCCCCGACCTGCTGCCCGGTGTGGTCGCGGGCTCCGTCGACGGTGCGCAGGTGACGGCAGCGCAGGCGGTGGCCGGCGAATCGGACGGCACCACCGTGTCGCTCGGTAACCCCTTCTTCGACGGAATCGGCAGCATCCCCACCACCGTCTATGCCTCGACGGGGGCCTTCACGGACGCGAACGCCGACACCCTGGCGTCCTTCGCCGACGCGATGACGGAGCTCGCGGACCTCGCGAACGACCAGGCGAACGACGAACAACGGTGGGCGTACACCGCGGAGTTCTGCAAGTCCACACCCGAAACGCTCGCACAAACGCCCGAACCGGAGTTCGCCGGCCGGGTCGACATCGCGTCCTTCGAATCCCTCGTATCCCTGCTCGTCGCCCGTGACTCGCTCACGGAGATCGACCTCGACAGTTTCGTACCGGAAGGAGTTCGGCAGTGA